From the Mesotoga prima MesG1.Ag.4.2 genome, the window GATACACCTTCAGAGTCCGTAGCTGCAAAGCCAGAAACGGGAGGATCTTCTACAGCTTCACCCCTGCAGTGAGTGAACAGGCAAAGAAGGCGATGAGACAGAAGATCCGGAGAATGAGACTTCAAACCAAGTCATACCTGAGTATTGAAGAACTCTCAGAAAGAATCAACCCGGTAATAAGAGGTTGGATAAACTACTATGGACACTTTCGCAGATTTGAGATGTATACAGTACTGAGTCGGCTAAACAAAGCCTTAGTTCAGTGGGTAAGAAACAAGTACAAGAAAAGGAGAGGTCGTACAAAAGCGGGTAAATGGCTAGAAACTCTTGCTCGCAGGGAGCCTCGTCTATTTGTACACTGGACAATGGGGATATTCTATACGGCTGGATAATGGGAGCCGGATGAATCGAGAGATTCAAGTCCGGTTCTGAGAGAGCCTGGGGGTGAAATCCCCCTGGGCTACTCACCAGCATAAGAACCGCTGTGCGCTGGGAAGATTAAGAATCCGTTGGCTTTTGCGGGTTGCTGTTTTCTGGGAAGAGAGTGAGAGAGTGAAGAACGGTTCTTCGTTGGTCCAGGATTACGTCATGCTTGAAATTGTTTCAGAATCCAGTTCCTGCATTGTGATTTTGGTTCCCATTCTTGCAACTGACAACTTGCAACTTGGAACTGATCTTTTGCTCTTACGAACCCCCAACTTCCGACCGGAGCCACGGCCTTACAACTCATTCAAATGGAGGACCAACGTTGATCGTGAGCCAGTAATCACCAATGGCCCTGGCTACAACGAGGAATTCCTTGAAATTAACTGGCTTGACTAGGAAGGAGTTTACTCCACTGTCGTAACAGATAGCTCTGTCTCCTTCTTCTCGGGAAGAAGTAAGAACGACAACCGGTATTCTTTTCGTTAGTTCGCTTTTCTTCATCTCTTGAAGAACCTCATGCCCGGAAATGCCGGGTAGTTTGAGATCTAGCAGAACAAGATCAGGAAGTGGAAAAGCCTCTCTATCACTGAAGGGTCCGTTACCGAATACATAATCGAGCGCTCTTTCCCCAGTCTTTGCGATTTCGACGTGATTCGTGAGCCCCACCTGCCTGAAGGAATCAAGAGTCAACTCAATGTCCATCATCTTATCTTCAACCAGAAGTATGATCGCATTTTTCAAGGCTAAACCCCCTTAATCTTCAAAGTGAATTTCGAGCCTTTCCCGGGTATAGATTCCAGAGACACGTCTCCTCCCATTAGCAAAACCGATTTCTTTACAATCGAGAGTCCAATACCAGTGCCTGGAAACTCCTCATCAGTGTGTAGTCTCTGAAACACATTGAAAATTCTTTCGTGATACCTGTCTTCTATTCCGATCCCATTGTCTTCTATCGTTAGAAAGACCCAACCTTTGTGATGTTTGGAGGATATTTTTACTATGGGGCGCGACCCGACATTGTGATAAGTCAACGCATTCTGAAGGAGATTAGTTACTGCTCTTTTTAGAAGAGATTGGTTTGCATAGACCGTTGGCAAATCCGTAATTATGCTTACCTCTGCCCCTTCCTCTTCAATTCTCCGGTTCAACGTAGCAATGCAGTCGTCAACGATACTTTTCAAAGGTAGTTCGTTCAGGTGAATCGATGATCTACCGATTCGGGAGTATTCTAGAAGGCCGTCTATGAGATCGGACATATCTCCTCCTGCTTTCGATATAAATCCGAGATACCTTTGTCCCTCTTCGGGAAGGGAGGAC encodes:
- a CDS encoding response regulator, with protein sequence MKNAIILLVEDKMMDIELTLDSFRQVGLTNHVEIAKTGERALDYVFGNGPFSDREAFPLPDLVLLDLKLPGISGHEVLQEMKKSELTKRIPVVVLTSSREEGDRAICYDSGVNSFLVKPVNFKEFLVVARAIGDYWLTINVGPPFE